In the genome of Corvus cornix cornix isolate S_Up_H32 chromosome 7, ASM73873v5, whole genome shotgun sequence, the window AATAGGAAGCTTGGAAGGTAAACCctcaaaatttagaaaataatatgTTGGAATGGGTGAACTATCCAACTTTGACTGGTTACATGatgagtaaaacaaaaaatcaccaTCTTTCGGCTGACAGTTGTGATGATTTGTTTTTATCTGAGTAGATGCCAGTCAGTTTGGTAGCGCTTCGGAGATGCAGGGGGTTTGGTGCTTTACTGTAACTGCAAATTTCTCCTTCAGGAAAGTGAAGAAGCAAAGAAACTGAGGGAAGAACGTCTGGCTCAGTATGAATCAAAGAAGTCCAAAAGTATGTATGCATGCCAAGAACTTCCTAATCTTTTATGCTTGAGTTAATTTTCATGCATTTGAACAGGATGGCTGGAAACACTAATTAACTGTAATAATAGATCAGCTTGACTGAATGAGACAGGAGTAATTGGCTTCACTTGAATTGCCTGTGAACTCAGCCTTCCCACAGCAAATGGGAATGTTAACGTGCCTTTTGTTGTGCTTTGTACACTCCTGCTGCTTGTTCTTTCCAGAGACTGAGCTTCCTACATAAATGGAAATAACTTGAGGATTTTCTGTGAAAGTTTAGAGAAACTGCTGCAATGCACAAGTTACTCCACAGCTACTGGtctggaactgttcagaacTGTAGCAGTTGCAGTATTCCCTCTGTGGAAAATAAACTGTTACACAGTGTTAAGCTCCTTCCCAGATCTTCTGAGAAGGACTTCCTATGTAACAAACACTGTCAGCTACTTAAATCTGTGTTCTTTTATGGGACTGTTCCTCAAGAACGTAGTGTATCTATGTATTGAAAGTTGGGATGTACACAGCTGCAGTACTTCAGAAATGTGCATTGGTTCCAGAGGCCTGTCACAGCTATGTGAGCAGCTTCTTGTTCATGAAATTGGATAAGTTGCTCTCGTAAAACTAGTTTGCAAGTATATCAGTGAGTTTTTGAAAGATTCCTTCCTTTTCATGGTGATTTCCTTCCCCCAGAACCAGCTGTTGTTGCCAAGTCATCAATCTTGCTTGATGTGAAACCTTGGGATGATGAGACAGACATGGCCAAACTAGAGGAGTGTGTTCGAAGCATTCAAGCAGATGGCTTGGTCTGGGGATCTTGTAAGTATGGGGAAATaccagagcagggagagggagagagtgCAGTCCCTTGGGATAGTGTATGACTAGTTGGACTGGCAGTCACTGCTTGCTGATCTCTGAAAGGCAGGTAGCTAAAACGGGGGAACTGCAATACTACAGTACTTCAGTGTCTTCATATGGTCAGAAAAGGTGTATTAGTGCAGCGCCCTGGTTAAGATTTGAATACAGGTTTTGAAAGCTGTAAAACTTTAGCTCTGCTATCCTGCATCTCCCTGTGCAACTGTGGATGCAGCAAACAAACTCCCATACCACCCACATCACTGGTTTTCTGTCCACAGAAAGAAACCCTTCTTCAGTCCATTGTAATGAACGCTGGGTTGTTAATTAGATGGTCCATAATGTGGAACAAAGGCTGTTTTTATGTATTCCTGAAAATTGCTTTGGTCAGTTCAATCTTAGATTGGTGTTTTTAAGAGATTCCACCAATAAAAGAGTActaaatgccttttttattttgcagccaAGCTAGTACCTGTTGGCTACGGTATCAAAAAGCTTCAGATCCAGTGCGTTGTTGAAGATGATAAAGTTGGAACAGATATGCTGGAAGAGAGAATAACAGCTTTTGAAGATTATGTACAATCAATGGATGTAGCTGCTTTCAATAAGATTTAAGTCTTGATATATCTAGAATAAATGTTGTTGCAAAAAATGTGCAGTGTCTGTGCTTAATTAAAATCTTAGAGTAACCCAGCTCACAAATGTAATGTTTTCTGAATGGGTAAAGTAGAAGCTGGAACTGAGTTTTAAGGTTGCTCTGACACCTCACTGTAGTACCCAAGAACATGagtggagaaaacagaaaatttacatttaCCATCACTTCAGTGTTAACATGgctttaaaacactgaaatgctgTTTGCTCCATCTGTGGAGAAATTGCTTCTTCGGAAATGTTTGTAATTTCTCTGGATGGATGGTTTTAAGGGAAAAGAGCAGTGCTTGGTCAAAGTGCAAGTAATGTTTTAGTGGGTAAACGAATTCCTTTTCTTCCGTGAGGGTGGTGACTAACCAAATACATCATGGCCTTTGTTGACAGTTAAAACTCCAGTGAGAGGGAGACGAAGCTACATCCAAAATGACTGCAGTGCTCTAAAGATAAGGCCTGAGACTACCCTGGTTCTTTCTCACCTGTTCTGTGATgtagaggggttttttgtttggttggttggttttttgtttgggtttctttcttggttggggtttttttgaggtttgGAAACATCTGCAATGAAATTCCGTCGAGTTCTGTGTCTTTATTAAACAGCAATTAATGTTGAGGAGGAGCCGCTTCCATGCGGGGTGCGGGCGGTGCCTCTGCGGGGCGCTGCGAGCCCAGCGCTGCCCGCGGTGCGGCGCCTGCCCCGGGCAGGGATCGGGAATGATCCAcgggctgcagcccctgcagctgtCTGACTCACTTACGTGATAGACTTGACCCGTGACCATgactgaaacaataaaaaaatagatgaaaatgcaaatacataGAGGATATAAAAAGTAGCAAAATTAACATCAGTTTGAGCTGTTTGCTCCAGATTGGTTTCTAGATtgattttgccttttcatttaaCGATTGAAGAACCTATCAGGAATAAATTGTTTCCCAAAAACTATCCATAGGAAtgataaaaagttaaaaagctgTTGAAGTTGTGGAGCTTCTAGACAAATTCACAATTCTAGGCCTTGCGTTGGACTGACAGGATTTATTGTGAGCGTGAACTGGAGGCCTTTTATGTGCCACATTGGTCTCTGAGATGAACATGCCCAGTGTCAAagcctgacagcagcagcttaAGTAActccttttgttgtttttctcacAGAGCATCTGTGTGGTTatctggcacagcagctcctccttctccttgtTTAAAAGTTTGCCAACTTCACATTATGTAGGAGCTTTGTTTATCatttgtctcagaaaaaaaaaatctgcctgcTAGAGGTTTAAAGCACGGTTAAAGATCTGAAAGTGAATATTGTTACAGGCTCACTTGCCACCTTCCATAAACCTAGCTCTTAAACAGTACCCTTTCTGTGGTAATTCTCCAGCTGTTGCTTCTGCTAAATCCTGTAGCTTAGTTTTACCAATTCTGTCATGGTGCTGTTACAAGCAGGAAATTGGTAGATGCcatattcagaaaaacaaatttattaaaaattctgcctcaaaaatgcaggttttattATGTCGGCCATCACTGTTTCTGACCTCCCATTCAATGTGCTACTTACCTTGATACTCTTTTCTTGGCCTTCAAATTAAAGCCCTAAGTGGATAAAACGTTTGATTTATAAATGGTAACTTTGTTAAAATACAACACTAAGTTATCCATGTGACCTGCCAGACTGGATCTGTGTGTTACATTTATGCTAAGCATGCTCTACAAACTCTTTGGTTCTTAAGATTTCTTTTGTATCTTGGGTTTTGgcaaggtttttttcccccgaTGTTAAAAGGAAAGTTGCTGCAcaggaacaaaacacaaaaaaacctagAGAGCTCAGTCTTCCCATGGAGAAAATAGGTAGGCATGTGGGCAAGAGAATTCCACTCAATCCACATATATTTATGTTAGGTGTTTTTGTGTAGTGTTTGGGTATGTGCTGCTATTATTACTGTGTCGTTGTGCCTGTGAGAACTCAACACCCTGGAGTAAATGAGGCAAGACTCCCAAGTGCACCCCGTAACTGAAAGATCAGAAGAAAATTCCGTAACTTCGATATGTGATACACGGGAATACTGGGGAAAGAGTTTTAACAAAAACTAATCTAcataaaaatcttcagaaaCACAAACTGTCTGGGAAGAAGATAAAAGTAACTAGAACCTGTCTATTATGAAATGTGTCAATAGCTATTTCTATAATATCTCTTTATATGATAGCACAGATTCCTTCTTCTGgtcctttttttccattgtggTGAGTTGAATGAGCATTCCTCAGTCCAAGCAGCATAGAATTGTTGGTATTGTTTTGGAGActctttggaaacaaaaactTAGAGCATTATCTGTTTTGTTTAGATACCTTTCATTACTCTTGAAGAAATGATTTTGATAATTCTGTAACTGATCTTGGTGTGAATGGTAGTAGTTACATTGCTCAATTGCTAATCCACTTAATGCCATAGATCAAGGCTGATTTTGGCCTTACTCAGTTCtatcctctctctttctcctgtcTGCTTCAGGCTACACTTTCTGATCATTTATGCAAGATGGGACATAGGTGCTCCCTCATGTGAAAATCAGTCTCTCTGCTGTGTATAGGaacatgtgtgtgcacacagctgaAGAAAGCTGACATGGACCTTAAATCCCATAGTAGAAAGGGCCAGGGCTTGATTTCACCTTCCAAAATCTTTGGGAAGGAGCTGTTATAAGAAAAGACAGTCACCACACATTGCTgctaagaaaagcaaatgaacaaGCTTCTTtggaaacaacaaaattttattaCTTCACTTGGACTACAGTCAGGAGAGTACACCATTCTTGGAAAGATGTCAGGGAACATGtgaagaaaaactgcaaaatatttgatttagGCACATTCAGCAGCACAGTGCCAAAATATTATGATGAGCAACTATGTCCCAGGCAGCAAATGACTCCAAGGAAGAATGCTGCTTACCAGCTTCCCAGCCCAAAGGGAAATACACTGAAACTCCACTGATCCTGCCTGACTCTCTCAGACTCTGAAACCAGAGTCCGAAGAAATAGTTATAGACCACAGTCAGACTGTTTCTATTTGTGCAGCTACCAATACTGGATGTGCtcatgcatacatatatatattttatagaaaaGCAAATCTATTTACATATAAGGCCTCAATTACAGCATGAATGCTACTAATGTGTTGGCAGGCCATATAAACTAGGTAAATTATCTGAAAGGTAGTTTTATTCTATATGCATAGGCCAATAACTAAGAAAAAACAGCTCAAATTTACCCAAAGCTCTATGCTTTTACTTTCAGTGGAGTTTTGTCCCACATTCAACTTTTTAATTAAGTGGTATTGCATCAGAAATCTGTTCACTCCACatagcatatatatatatatatatatatacatttgcATTGGTGCATGTGTGATTCTGCAGCAAGCAACAAGTTGGAAGAGAATACAGCAGAACTGGGACTAATTCATCTTTCTTATGGGAGTGGACTCCATTTCCTGGATGAACTGTCTTGCCTcttatttggaaaagaagtCTGAATTTGGCTACAGACTTGTAACAGAATACTGATGAATTCACTCCACCCATTTTTTTAAGCTTGACATTAAGGCAAACAAAATGTTATATTATTTCCGTATCTTTGCTTGAAAGAGCAATAAAGAGCAATAGTTTTAAACCTCTGTAGGactaaaattttaaacataGAAAAGAATGTGGCACAGAAGctgtaagaaatattttcactaatTCTTTGCACATTTTGAATGAGTCTAATACCTTCTATGAAACATCTGCTCAGTATTTCGCACTCAGCTGGTGATAAAAATACAAGTGACCAGGAAACACAGGGTCTCCTGTCTTAGTTTTGAGTATAAGATAAAACTTGTCTTCTCCCAATGctctttatttccatatttttcttttttgacaatAGAAGGCAGCAATTCAGTGTTCCCTGTCGTGGCAGTCTTCTCCAGATGAAGAGTGGAGCCACTGATAGCTTCACTTAGGTGGGATGTAGCCAGGGGATTCCTCCTTGAGGCAGTAGTAGACAATCAGGAGACTCATGACCCAGTGATGTCCGGCCACAACCTCTTGGATGCAAGTGCCTCAATTAAGAGTGGTATCAGCAATGGCAAGGAGGAATATTTTTACTATGTGTTCTTTTGATATCGATGAGGTGTGGAACCACAGCAAAACAACAGGATTATAACAACATTCCTCATCAAAAGCCCCGTTAGAGTAATTCCACCTATGCTGATAACTTTCAGTTCAGGCTGTATGTGCATTGCAAGGACACACATCCAAATCACGTGTCCCCTAAAAACCTTTCCATTAAAGCAGCAAGTGCAATTAAGCCAGCTGTTTACAGAAAACTGCATATGCAAAGATGCACATCTGACTGGCAGATGTGAAGTCAAGAACACCTCCAAATCTCCTGTCAGCTCTTTTGGAGAGAGCTGGTGACAAGAGCAGTCACTGGGCAGTTTCACAATAGTGCACACGCGCATTGTCTGAGCTCCACAGCTGCTCGCTGACCGTTCCCGAGCGGCTCACCTCCCACAGGGCCAGCTTCAGCACCTCAGAGACTGTGGTCTTGACCTGGGCTTGGAACTTTTTGCTAATCAGAACATAGAGGATTGGGTTGAGGCAACTGTTGATGAAACCAAGGCCAGTGGAGAGTGGAATGCCATCCTGTAGTAAGTCATGCAAGTTTTCATCATGGTGAGCAGACAGCTCCACAATGCTGAATATATGATATGGTGTCCAGCAGACAAAAAAAGCTACAACTACAGCAATGATGGTCCAGAAAAGCCTGCTAGAAGTCAATACAGTTCTCCTCTTCACTTTGACAATCAGCAGTGAGTAGCAAATAACCATGGTCACTAAAGGAAAGAGGTAACCAAATGCAAGCCTCACCCAAATGAGAATGTGATGTGTCAGCAAAATAAGTTCTCTGTCATGCACATGGAAGTTGTTGTAGCAAATGGTGACATTGTTGAGAACCGTAGCTGTGTCTCTAAAGTATAAGGCAGGGCCACCAATAATTGCAGCTGACATCCAAATGATCCCACTCAGAACGAGGGTGTTCTTTACAGTCCTGTATTTGTAGGAAAAGACTGGGTGGACAAGGCGAATGTAGCGGTCAAGGCTGATGAATGtcaggaagaaaacactggCAAACATATTAAGTAGTGCAATGAATGAGTTCATTTTGCACAGCCACTTCCCAAAAGGCCAGTGGAAGCCCATTGCCACATATGTAATATAGAGGGGcaggaagagaacaaaaatgaaatctgcAATGGCCAGATTCAGGAACCAGAGTGTGGAAACAGATTTATCCCACTTAAAGCCCATAAACCAGATGACAATGGCATTACCTGGGACTCCCAGCAGAAATGCCacactgtaaaagaaaagggaaatgataTGGGCAATGCTGAGGGAGGACTGGGGTGACTCATCTTCCTCAGACAGATCGTAGAAATAAGAGTAGTTCTCAAAATCTTCAAATGTCATGTTGCAGAGTGGCTTTCtgggggagaaaagaaatgaaatggtcaaaggagaaatgttttaCTGCACTGTAAATAGTAAACTGCAATTCTTTCAAGTTCTTGGTCATAAACCACAAACATTGACTTAGTTTGGTGTATCTATCACCTTTTATCTATCAGCTGCTAGCACAAAGCTCATGAAGAATTTTGGTCACAGGCATTTCAAGAAATGTTCCAATCAAAACAGTGCTGAAATCTCCAAGAACTGTTTTCCTTACATTAACTTCTTAACAGACAGCACTGAGCACAGTACCACTAATAAATTTCTAGGAGACTAGATTTTTGCTGAAGTATGATTTTGCTATTCTTTTGTGGTCAGGTTTCATACTTTACTGCTCTGTTCCTATGTAAAGCAAGTTTTATGGGTTACATCTGCCTAAAATCAGAGGAGCATCAGACATCTATGTAGGGAAAAAAGTTCACTAAAAATGCCAGGAAGCCATCTTTTATAGAATTACACCCACCACCCCTTCCTCAAATTATAGTTAACAAAACAACAGACAGCAATTTCTCCAGCAACTAAAAGTTCATGGGTTTATTCATCTCTTTCATGTATGTCCTtgtataaagaaataataattttcgGGCACATTTAAAGTATTGGATTTCCTTAACACAGCAAAGGATGTAGAGAAGAAAACATACAGAACATATTGCAGGGATAATACAACTGTGGTATTCTTCCACTAGTGAGCTGAGAAACAGGTAatagatgaaagaaaataaagcttccCATGAACATAAAACACACTGTAAGGGCATAAATGAAACTATTTGtgggtccttttttttttttttttaagacagaattacagaattttcttagttttcttcTCTCGCAAAAGCTTCTGGAACTTACAAGTACAATGTGATTTTTCACATAGAAATTTTTTCtgtgggtgggagggaaggggagggggaggggaaagtGGAATATAAACCAaaactgagggaagaaaaattaatgggaAAACAGACAGGAAACAGAGTTtgaacaacagaaagaaaagcagtcaGAAGTTATTTCACAGTATTATTTCACAGCGTTTATTTCGCAGTATAGAcaaagctgcagcacatcacagGTGGCCACAATCAGACAAAAGTATCTGCAATGATCAAAACAATTATTCTGCTAAACTCAGTTATCatttaaagctgaaattgtTTGGCTGGACTCAGCTGCACTGAAGacctgtgcctgagagcagtCAATTAGCTGTACTATGAATTATCTTACCGCTAAACTTCAGAGTGCTATCTCCATTCCGAAACCAAAATTCAGCCCGCGCTTTTGGAGCTCGGCCCTGCATTCCTGTAATTCCATTAATTATAGCATGCTAAGGACAACAGGAGAGCAGCCTCCAGAGCACACTGCCTGCAGAACCACATCTGCAAACCTGTGCTCATGTACTTACCTTTCCTCCAAAAAGCAGTTCGCTCAGTTTGAAAGGATTACTCGCACCAGTGAAGCTACGCATGTGCACACGCATTAACAGGATTAGACTTCTCATTTGTAGATGGATagacaaggaaggaaaaaaaggttgtgTAACTTTATAtctcttgattaaaaaaatgtgtattaagAGTCAGCACAGCCTGTTCTGTCAAGAGGCTGTGATAGCATTTGTGATTTACATCAGGCTGAAGGAATGTTATTTGGTTTGCTGTCCTGATAAATGATACTTATTGGCCTGCATTTATGTAATTACATGCCCCTTGAGGGTGGATTCTGCATCAAATACCACTGCCACCCATCTGAGTAATTTTTTCAAACAGCTTAACAGCTGCTGAGAGAAGAGTATAAACATGAAGCAGTCCCACTAACATCTGGAACATTACATTTGGACAGTCAGGTTAATAACTGGATTTTTAAGGTTTGCCCATACAAAAAACTATCCCTTCAAATCAAATTTATgcaactaaacaaaaaaatttccaacTATAATGACAATGATAAACATTTGCCTACTGTCCAACAAcgttaattttatatttaacatTTCAAAGATGATGTatagcaggagaaaaaacacataCCTAAATAAATGCCAAATATTTCCCAAGCCTCCTGTAGTTTAAAACTCCATTGAAAGAGCACACCTTTagaatgcaattatttttccaagcttatatttttcctcatctctAACTCTAGTCTTCAAGGCCATGACTCTTTAGCAGTGGGAGTAAAAAAGCAGGAGGAACATTGCTTACCACTGCTCCAAGTGCACAGATGCTGAAATTAGATTCTATGGCTAGGGCTCAGCAAAGACTGCCAATTACATTTGCAAAGCCCAGAAACTCTTACTTCTGACATTGACATAT includes:
- the GPR1 gene encoding G-protein coupled receptor 1, whose product is MTFEDFENYSYFYDLSEEDESPQSSLSIAHIISLFFYSVAFLLGVPGNAIVIWFMGFKWDKSVSTLWFLNLAIADFIFVLFLPLYITYVAMGFHWPFGKWLCKMNSFIALLNMFASVFFLTFISLDRYIRLVHPVFSYKYRTVKNTLVLSGIIWMSAAIIGGPALYFRDTATVLNNVTICYNNFHVHDRELILLTHHILIWVRLAFGYLFPLVTMVICYSLLIVKVKRRTVLTSSRLFWTIIAVVVAFFVCWTPYHIFSIVELSAHHDENLHDLLQDGIPLSTGLGFINSCLNPILYVLISKKFQAQVKTTVSEVLKLALWEVSRSGTVSEQLWSSDNARVHYCETAQ
- the EEF1B2 gene encoding elongation factor 1-beta — translated: MGFGDLKSAAGLRVLNDFLADKSYIEGYVPSQADIAVFEAIAAPPPADLFHALRWYNHIKSYEKQKASLPGVKKALGKYGPADVEDTTGVATDSKDDDDIDLFGSDDEEESEEAKKLREERLAQYESKKSKKPAVVAKSSILLDVKPWDDETDMAKLEECVRSIQADGLVWGSSKLVPVGYGIKKLQIQCVVEDDKVGTDMLEERITAFEDYVQSMDVAAFNKI